Genomic segment of Acinetobacter sp. XH1741:
AACTTGCAGACATTCGGCAATACTTTCCACCGGTGTCACTGAACCACCCAAGCTCATATCACCCAGTACCACCATCTGACTTTGAACCGATCGTCCTAAGAGGCCAGAAGCGAAAGCCACTAAACTTGGCAGAGCAAGATGGCTGAGCGGGCCGGTATTCTGTAATTCCACCACATGTAAATGGAAATCATGTTCCAGCACCTTACTCCCCCCCGAGATCCGGGATGCATTGGCCTTGAAGTAATCAAAAGCAATCTTGACCTGCTCTTTGGCACTACTTGAATTCCATAAGCCAGATGTCGCCAATTTTCCTGAACCTTTAGTGACTTGAAGTTCTAAGCGGTATAAGCCTGGCATGCCCTTATTACTGAGGCCAATGGTATACAGGAAGCCTGGTTTAGCAGGACCTTCGGGAATAAGTCCACCTCCACCCTGCTCTTTGACTGAGACAAAATGTTCTTCTCCAGAAAATCTGACCAGATATAACTGTCCAGGTATTGAGCCTGAGAGATATAGGCCTCTCTCATCACCGTTTCCATAAACTCAATCAGTAAAAGGTTCCGTTCTAAAGCCCCACAAAAAGCCACCTGGGTCGCCAGCTCATCATCGCCATCACGCAAAGCTTTCCAGAAA
This window contains:
- a CDS encoding S16 family serine protease; this translates as MPGLYRLELQVTKGSGKLATSGLWNSSSAKEQVKIAFDYFKANASRISGGSKVLEHDFHLHVVELQNTGPLSHLALPSLVAFASGLLGRSVQSQMVVLGDMSLGGSVTPVESIAECLQVAFDAGAKKVALPMSSAADIPTIPVELFTKFQTSFYADPVDAVFKGLGVD
- a CDS encoding BrxA family protein, producing the protein MLEQFHYDSDLIGGSLMVRESRLIADLLLREATPEQWHQAIQIDNILQKRTAASAQRNATAIRKRLERLEPDFWKALRDGDDELATQVAFCGALERNLLLIEFMETVMREAYISQAQYLDSYIWSDFLEKNILSQSKSRVEVDLFPKVLLNQASCIPLASVIRACQAYTA